Proteins from a single region of Corvus moneduloides isolate bCorMon1 chromosome 19, bCorMon1.pri, whole genome shotgun sequence:
- the TMC6 gene encoding transmembrane channel-like protein 6 isoform X1, protein MSQPPSITLHVPEGTESDGQEPSPDNERALHTSFHQLILEQSSLIEAGLELELQERDRESPACLATPDACAGAWPEPGQGEEHPSYSSASLQILASMPSRTIGRNLGAIISQYCNRTARLRRRSSRPPLQQLCRAARPSLRQYDLETDPTRATLEDKRRLLVKELLSVSPSQCSHMLLTMPLSLAEKRILRRQLSRQRDPLRQRTHHRAPFSPCGWSKVYVILGCRGLWYRILSLLRTAQPWHYALKQIGGRFGSSVLSYFLFLKMLLMFNFFSFLILLAFVVVLQAVYPPASVSPQPFTGLELLTGGGYFTHSLLYYGYYRNVTLNDPCTSSPKGSMCPLAAPLFPYNLPLAYLFSIGVSFLVTCILLVYSVSRSFRESVRSSMGDLAIKVFCAWDFKVIQRRSVKLQCENICTQLKELLVEHRSRSRSRSCCQCLRHCIVILLAWVLALGCVSGCVLAVHYFSEHMHMVQQEQQAQGSGRWQQEAILLVLPLVVSLLNALMPRLFNLLAMWEKQDSPVTQVYVAIIRNLILKTMVLILLCSQWLSRSVTCSAEECWETCVGQDLYRFMVMDFIFTLLDMLFGELIWRLILEKKLKTKQRPEFDIARNVLELIYGQTLTWLRPRQAHLSPAPRLGILFAPLLPAVQMVKLLLLFYIKKTSLMWNCQSPSKPWQASRMSTMFITLLCFPSFLGAAAFLSYTIWSVQPSETCGPFRGLETIYKSGKRWVLVLEKSNPNITWFAWVYQHLLENTWLLFFTSVALIAVIYFNIQVVRGRQRIILLLQEQIAKEGEDKIFLIEKLHCVYKQRDRCS, encoded by the exons ATGTCCCAGCCGCCCTCCATCACTCTCCACGTCCCCGAGGGCACCGAGAGCGATGG ccaggagcccAGTCCGGACAACGAGAGAGCCCTGCACACCTCATTCCACCAGCtcatcctggagcagagcagcttgATCGAGGCAGGTCTGGAGCTGGAGTTGCAGGAGCGGGACAGAG AGTCTCCAGCCTGCTTGGCTACTCCAGAtgcctgtgctggagcctggCCAGAGCCTGGGCAAGGTGAGGAGCACCCCAGCTactcctctgcctccctgcagaTCTTGGCCAGCATGCCTAGCCGCACCATCG GACGCAACCTTGGGGCCATCATCTCCCAGTACTGCAACCGCACGGCCCGGCTGCGGCGCCGGAGCAGCCGCccacccctgcagcagctctgccgcGCGGCGCGGCCCAGCCTGCGCCAGTATGACCTGGAGACTGACCCCACCAGGGCCACGCTGGAAG ACAAGCGGCGCCTGCTGGTAAAGGAGCTGCTGAGCGTCTCACCCAGCCAGTGCAGCCACATGCTGCTCACCATGCCCCTCAGCCTGGCAGAGAAACGCATCCTCCG GCGGCAACTGAGCAGGCAGAGGGACCCGCTGAGGCAGCGCACCCATCACAGGGCCCCCTTCTCACCCTGTGGTTGGTCCAAGGTCTACGTCATCCTT ggCTGCCGAGGTCTCTGGTACAGGATCCTCTCCCTGCTCCGCACTGCACAACCCTGGCACTATGCCCTGAAGCAGATTGGGGGCCGCTTTGGCTCCAGTGTCCTCTCCTACTTCCTCTTCCTCAAGATGCTCCTTATGTTCAACTTCTTTTCATTCCTCATCCTCCTGGCCTTCGTGGTGGTCCTGCAGGCTGTGTACCCCCCTGCATCAGTCAGCCCCCAGCCCTTCACCGGCCTCGAGCTCCTCACAGGAGGA GGCTACTTCACGCACTCGCTGCTGTACTACGGCTACTACAGGAACGTCACCCTAAACGACCCCTGCACCTCCAGTCCTAAGGGCAGCATGTGCCCCCTCGCAGCCCCCCTGTTCCCGTACAACTTGCCACTGGCCTACCTGTTCAGCATTGGGGTCTCCTTCCTTGTCACCTGCATCCTGCTGGTGTACAG TGTGTCCCGCTCTTTTCGGGAGAGCGTGAGAAGCTCTATGGGGGACTTGGCCATCAAAGTCTTCTGCGCCTGGGACTTCAAGGTGATCCAGAGGCGCTCGGTGAAGCTGCAGTGTGAGAACATCTGCACCCAGCTGAAG gagctgctggtagAGcaccgctcccgctcccgctcccggagctgctgccagtgcctgaGGCACTGCATCGTGATATTGCTGGCCTGGGTCCTGGCACTGGGCTGTGTGTCGGGCTGCGTGCTGGCTGTGCACTACTTCTCGGAGCACATGCACATG GTTCAGCAGGAGCAACAAGCACAGGGCAGTGGCAGATGGCAGCAAGAAGCCATTCTCCTGGTCCTGCCCCTTGTGGTGTCCCTCCTCAACGCGTTGATGCCCCGCCTGTTCAACTTGCTGGCGATGTGGGAGAAGCAGGACTCCCCGGTGACACAGGTCTACGTGGCAATCATCAG GAACCTCATCCTGAAGACGATGGTTCTCatcctgctgtgctcccagtgGCTCAGCCGGAGTGTTACCTGCTCAGCAGAGGAG tgctgggagaCGTGTGTGGGGCAGGACCTGTATCGCTTCATGGTGATGGATTTCATATTCACCTTGCTGGACATGCTCTTTGGGGAGCTGATCTGGAG GCTAATCCTGGAGAAGAAGCTGAAGACAAAGCAGAGGCCAGAGTTTGATATCGCCCGAAACGTGCTGGAGCTGATCTATGGGCAGACCCTGACCTG GCTCAGACCCAGGCAAGCTCAtctttcccctgctcccaggctgggtATTCTCTTCGCTCCGCTCCTGCCAGCTGTGCAGAtggtgaagctgctgctgttgttctATATCAAAAAG ACCAGCCTGATGTGGAACTGCCAGTCCCCCAGCAAGCCCTGGCAAGCATCACGCATGAGCACCATGTTCATCACTCTGCTGtgcttcccctccttcctgGGTGCAGCTGCATTCCTCTCCTACACCATCTGGTC GGTGCAGCCATCAGAAACCTGCGGTCCCTTCCGGGGGCTGGAAACCATCTACAAGTCAGGGAAGAGGTGGGTGCTAGTGCTGGAGAAGTCCAACCCCAACATCACCTGGTTTGCCTGGGTCTACCAGCACCTGTTGGAGAACACCTGGCTCCTGTTCTTCACATCCGTGGCCCTGAT AGCTGTGATCTACTTCAACATCCAGGTGGTAAGAGGCCGCCAGAGGAtcatcctcctgc
- the TMC6 gene encoding transmembrane channel-like protein 6 isoform X2 — protein sequence MSQPPSITLHVPEGTESDGQEPSPDNERALHTSFHQLILEQSSLIEAGLELELQERDRESPACLATPDACAGAWPEPGQGEEHPSYSSASLQILASMPSRTIGRNLGAIISQYCNRTARLRRRSSRPPLQQLCRAARPSLRQYDLETDPTRATLEDKRRLLVKELLSVSPSQCSHMLLTMPLSLAEKRILRRQLSRQRDPLRQRTHHRAPFSPCGWSKVYVILGCRGLWYRILSLLRTAQPWHYALKQIGGRFGSSVLSYFLFLKMLLMFNFFSFLILLAFVVVLQAVYPPASVSPQPFTGLELLTGGGYFTHSLLYYGYYRNVTLNDPCTSSPKGSMCPLAAPLFPYNLPLAYLFSIGVSFLVTCILLVYSVSRSFRESVRSSMGDLAIKVFCAWDFKVIQRRSVKLQCENICTQLKELLVEHRSRSRSRSCCQCLRHCIVILLAWVLALGCVSGCVLAVHYFSEHMHMVQQEQQAQGSGRWQQEAILLVLPLVVSLLNALMPRLFNLLAMWEKQDSPVTQVYVAIIRNLILKTMVLILLCSQWLSRSVTCSAEECWETCVGQDLYRFMVMDFIFTLLDMLFGELIWRLILEKKLKTKQRPEFDIARNVLELIYGQTLTWLGILFAPLLPAVQMVKLLLLFYIKKTSLMWNCQSPSKPWQASRMSTMFITLLCFPSFLGAAAFLSYTIWSVQPSETCGPFRGLETIYKSGKRWVLVLEKSNPNITWFAWVYQHLLENTWLLFFTSVALIAVIYFNIQVVRGRQRIILLLQEQIAKEGEDKIFLIEKLHCVYKQRDRCS from the exons ATGTCCCAGCCGCCCTCCATCACTCTCCACGTCCCCGAGGGCACCGAGAGCGATGG ccaggagcccAGTCCGGACAACGAGAGAGCCCTGCACACCTCATTCCACCAGCtcatcctggagcagagcagcttgATCGAGGCAGGTCTGGAGCTGGAGTTGCAGGAGCGGGACAGAG AGTCTCCAGCCTGCTTGGCTACTCCAGAtgcctgtgctggagcctggCCAGAGCCTGGGCAAGGTGAGGAGCACCCCAGCTactcctctgcctccctgcagaTCTTGGCCAGCATGCCTAGCCGCACCATCG GACGCAACCTTGGGGCCATCATCTCCCAGTACTGCAACCGCACGGCCCGGCTGCGGCGCCGGAGCAGCCGCccacccctgcagcagctctgccgcGCGGCGCGGCCCAGCCTGCGCCAGTATGACCTGGAGACTGACCCCACCAGGGCCACGCTGGAAG ACAAGCGGCGCCTGCTGGTAAAGGAGCTGCTGAGCGTCTCACCCAGCCAGTGCAGCCACATGCTGCTCACCATGCCCCTCAGCCTGGCAGAGAAACGCATCCTCCG GCGGCAACTGAGCAGGCAGAGGGACCCGCTGAGGCAGCGCACCCATCACAGGGCCCCCTTCTCACCCTGTGGTTGGTCCAAGGTCTACGTCATCCTT ggCTGCCGAGGTCTCTGGTACAGGATCCTCTCCCTGCTCCGCACTGCACAACCCTGGCACTATGCCCTGAAGCAGATTGGGGGCCGCTTTGGCTCCAGTGTCCTCTCCTACTTCCTCTTCCTCAAGATGCTCCTTATGTTCAACTTCTTTTCATTCCTCATCCTCCTGGCCTTCGTGGTGGTCCTGCAGGCTGTGTACCCCCCTGCATCAGTCAGCCCCCAGCCCTTCACCGGCCTCGAGCTCCTCACAGGAGGA GGCTACTTCACGCACTCGCTGCTGTACTACGGCTACTACAGGAACGTCACCCTAAACGACCCCTGCACCTCCAGTCCTAAGGGCAGCATGTGCCCCCTCGCAGCCCCCCTGTTCCCGTACAACTTGCCACTGGCCTACCTGTTCAGCATTGGGGTCTCCTTCCTTGTCACCTGCATCCTGCTGGTGTACAG TGTGTCCCGCTCTTTTCGGGAGAGCGTGAGAAGCTCTATGGGGGACTTGGCCATCAAAGTCTTCTGCGCCTGGGACTTCAAGGTGATCCAGAGGCGCTCGGTGAAGCTGCAGTGTGAGAACATCTGCACCCAGCTGAAG gagctgctggtagAGcaccgctcccgctcccgctcccggagctgctgccagtgcctgaGGCACTGCATCGTGATATTGCTGGCCTGGGTCCTGGCACTGGGCTGTGTGTCGGGCTGCGTGCTGGCTGTGCACTACTTCTCGGAGCACATGCACATG GTTCAGCAGGAGCAACAAGCACAGGGCAGTGGCAGATGGCAGCAAGAAGCCATTCTCCTGGTCCTGCCCCTTGTGGTGTCCCTCCTCAACGCGTTGATGCCCCGCCTGTTCAACTTGCTGGCGATGTGGGAGAAGCAGGACTCCCCGGTGACACAGGTCTACGTGGCAATCATCAG GAACCTCATCCTGAAGACGATGGTTCTCatcctgctgtgctcccagtgGCTCAGCCGGAGTGTTACCTGCTCAGCAGAGGAG tgctgggagaCGTGTGTGGGGCAGGACCTGTATCGCTTCATGGTGATGGATTTCATATTCACCTTGCTGGACATGCTCTTTGGGGAGCTGATCTGGAG GCTAATCCTGGAGAAGAAGCTGAAGACAAAGCAGAGGCCAGAGTTTGATATCGCCCGAAACGTGCTGGAGCTGATCTATGGGCAGACCCTGACCTG gctgggtATTCTCTTCGCTCCGCTCCTGCCAGCTGTGCAGAtggtgaagctgctgctgttgttctATATCAAAAAG ACCAGCCTGATGTGGAACTGCCAGTCCCCCAGCAAGCCCTGGCAAGCATCACGCATGAGCACCATGTTCATCACTCTGCTGtgcttcccctccttcctgGGTGCAGCTGCATTCCTCTCCTACACCATCTGGTC GGTGCAGCCATCAGAAACCTGCGGTCCCTTCCGGGGGCTGGAAACCATCTACAAGTCAGGGAAGAGGTGGGTGCTAGTGCTGGAGAAGTCCAACCCCAACATCACCTGGTTTGCCTGGGTCTACCAGCACCTGTTGGAGAACACCTGGCTCCTGTTCTTCACATCCGTGGCCCTGAT AGCTGTGATCTACTTCAACATCCAGGTGGTAAGAGGCCGCCAGAGGAtcatcctcctgc
- the SYNGR2 gene encoding synaptogyrin-2 produces the protein MEGGGGAYGAAKAGGAFDLVRFVQQPQVLARIVSAVFALIVFACLIEDGYTSGAEDPTLFCIFNHNEDACRYGIGIGVLAFLACIFFFMVDVYFPQISNTTDRKYLVLADLGFSGLWTFLWFIGFCFLTNQWSWTRAEDVYIGADSARAAITFSFFSVFSWGLLLTFAYKRYKMGVEDFAQSYADPSPEVSTPYSSYPNISHESYQQPPFTHTAEAPEGYQPPPVY, from the exons ATGGAGGGCGGCGGAGGCGCCTACGGGGCGGCCAAGGCCGGCGGTGCCTTCGACCTGGTCCGCTTCGTGCAGCAGCCGCAGGTGCTGGCGCGGATCGTCAGCGCG GTCTTCGCCTTGATCGTGTTCGCCTGCCTGATCGAGGATGGCTACACGAGCGGGGCCGAGGACCCCACGCTCTTCTGCATCTTCAACCACAACGAGGACGCCTGTCGCTACGGCATCGGCATCGGCGTCCTCGCCTTCCTCGCCTGCATCTTCTTCTTCATGGTGGACGTCTACTTCCCCCAGATCAGCAACACTACCGACCGCAAGTACCTGGTCCTGGCCGACCTCGGCTTCTCAG GTCTCTGGACCTTCCTGTGGTTCATCGGCTTCTGTTTCTTGACCAACCAGTGGTCCTGGACACGGGCCGAGGATGTGTACATCGGGGCGGACTCTGCCCGCGCTGCCATCACCTTCAGcttcttctctgtcttctcCTGG GGACTCCTGCTCACCTTCGCTTACAAGAGGTACAAAATGGGGGTGGAGGACTTTGCTCAAAGCTATGCCGACCCCAGCCCGGAGGTTTCGACTCCCTACTCCAGCTATCCCAACATCAGCCATGAGAGCTACCAGCAGCCACCCTTCACACACACAGCGGAAGCCCCAGAGGGGTATCAGCCACCACCAGTGTACTGA